A single Planctomycetia bacterium DNA region contains:
- the casB gene encoding type I-E CRISPR-associated protein Cse2/CasB, whose product MGALLAWWRGLEQNRGDRAQLRRCGDLLQVMQTEAFHHARRRLVGAGLSEHDSRSPRLASIIALAAHVKGLSDQSLPDAFSAGDKPSVSPLRLRQILDATDEDELFIRLRRVVPLVDGHVNLPALAANVWYWGDVVRKRWVYDYQWPAKKSA is encoded by the coding sequence CGCGGGCTGGAGCAAAACCGCGGCGATCGCGCTCAGTTGCGTCGCTGTGGCGACCTGCTGCAGGTGATGCAAACCGAGGCCTTTCACCACGCGCGTCGTCGCCTTGTCGGCGCGGGCCTGTCCGAGCACGATTCGCGCAGCCCACGGCTCGCCTCGATCATCGCTCTCGCAGCGCATGTCAAAGGGCTGTCCGACCAGTCCCTGCCAGATGCGTTTTCCGCCGGAGACAAGCCCTCCGTTTCGCCACTGCGATTGCGGCAAATCCTGGACGCGACCGACGAGGACGAACTTTTTATCCGGCTGCGGCGTGTAGTGCCGCTTGTCGACGGCCACGTGAATCTGCCCGCTCTCGCCGCCAATGTCTGGTACTGGGGCGACGTTGTGCGCAAGCGCTGGGTGTACGACTACCAATGGCCCGCCAAAAAATCTGCTTGA